Proteins encoded together in one Ipomoea triloba cultivar NCNSP0323 chromosome 4, ASM357664v1 window:
- the LOC116015176 gene encoding cleavage stimulating factor 64-like, with protein sequence MSAANIVGKSKKELYDIMCEMKKLMEQNEEQARQILIENPTLARDLFHAQIMLGMVQPSPSHVHQSAPAGPNEKAAPTSEKKA encoded by the coding sequence ATGTCGGCGGCGAACATCGTTGGAAAGTCGAAGAAGGAGCTGTACGACATCATGTGTGAGATGAAGAAGCTGATGGAACAGAACGAGGAACAAGCTAGGCAAATTCTCATTGAAAACCCTACCTTGGCCAGAGATCTCTTTCATGCACAAATAATGCTTGGGATGGTGCAGCCATCGCCATCTCATGTTCATCAGTCTGCTCCAGCAGGACCGAATGAGAAAGCAGCACCAACCAGCGAAAAGAAAGCATGA